In Paenibacillus kyungheensis, the following are encoded in one genomic region:
- a CDS encoding GrpB family protein — translation MTNIENESTWPIWATESVEIAPPDPQWIEQGKFYTNELTQLLSPVDIQHIEHFGSTAIPNLPAKPIIDMMAITDSFDQLPAIIPILEKENWHYVPPELDGKQHRRFFVKVINDKRAAHLHIVLQQGQQWQNQLLFRDRLIAHPEWAEQYGQLKQHLAIDNKDDREAYTQAKTEFVQNILDHHDKI, via the coding sequence ATGACTAATATTGAGAATGAATCGACATGGCCGATCTGGGCAACAGAATCAGTAGAGATTGCACCACCTGATCCACAATGGATAGAGCAGGGCAAATTCTATACAAATGAATTAACGCAGTTACTATCTCCTGTGGATATACAACATATTGAACATTTTGGTAGTACAGCGATACCTAATCTTCCTGCCAAACCTATTATAGATATGATGGCAATCACAGATTCATTTGATCAATTACCAGCTATTATTCCTATATTGGAAAAAGAAAATTGGCATTACGTTCCGCCTGAATTAGATGGTAAACAGCATCGCCGATTTTTTGTCAAAGTGATCAATGATAAGCGGGCAGCTCATTTGCATATCGTATTGCAACAAGGTCAGCAATGGCAAAATCAACTTCTGTTTCGGGATCGATTGATCGCACATCCAGAATGGGCAGAGCAATACGGGCAATTAAAGCAACATTTAGCGATAGACAACAAAGATGATCGAGAAGCATACACTCAAGCCAAAACAGAGTTTGTACAAAATATTCTAGATCATCATGACAAAATATAA
- a CDS encoding MoeB/ThiF family adenylyltransferase, with protein sequence MNNTNNHQQPEQHNRYSRQVRFTPLGQKGQQHLTEATVLIVGAGALGSSSAETLVRAGVGKVIIADRDYVEWSNLQRQQLFTEQDAQDRMPKAIAAQRRLQQINSDVTIEAHIADVTADEMNDLAKGVDLIMDATDNFETRLMINDISQKYNIPWIYGGCVGSYGITFTIIPGVTPCLQCLMESAPLGGDTCDTSGIIPPAVQMVVAHQCTEAIKILSGNTDQLRGTLLSFDLWNNEQVSIKMNSARKPNCPSCGSQPTYPHLTQAGQSKTEVLCGRDTVQIRPAQKMIIDLEQTAQRLARLEENQVSVTPFLVSMTMPNEQRFVIFRDGRVMIHGTKDIAEARTLYHRYFG encoded by the coding sequence GTGAATAATACCAATAACCATCAACAACCAGAACAACATAATCGGTACTCCAGACAAGTGCGATTTACTCCTTTAGGTCAAAAAGGTCAGCAACATTTGACAGAAGCCACTGTGCTTATTGTAGGAGCTGGAGCTTTGGGTTCTAGCTCTGCAGAGACACTGGTTCGTGCAGGAGTAGGCAAAGTAATTATTGCAGATCGCGATTATGTAGAATGGAGTAATTTGCAAAGGCAACAACTGTTTACAGAACAAGATGCTCAAGATCGTATGCCCAAAGCTATCGCTGCTCAACGTCGTCTACAACAGATTAATTCTGACGTAACTATTGAAGCACATATTGCAGACGTAACGGCTGATGAAATGAATGATCTAGCCAAAGGGGTAGATCTGATCATGGATGCGACAGATAATTTTGAGACTCGATTAATGATTAATGATATTTCGCAAAAATATAATATTCCCTGGATATATGGTGGTTGTGTAGGAAGCTACGGCATTACATTTACGATTATTCCCGGAGTGACACCTTGTCTACAATGCTTAATGGAATCTGCACCACTTGGAGGAGATACTTGTGATACTTCAGGTATTATTCCTCCTGCTGTTCAGATGGTTGTAGCTCATCAGTGTACAGAAGCCATTAAGATTCTTAGTGGTAATACAGATCAATTACGTGGTACATTGTTATCATTTGACTTATGGAATAATGAACAGGTCTCTATCAAAATGAATAGTGCACGCAAGCCAAATTGTCCTTCTTGTGGTAGCCAACCTACGTATCCCCATCTCACTCAAGCGGGTCAAAGTAAAACAGAAGTACTATGCGGTAGAGATACGGTACAGATTCGTCCAGCACAAAAAATGATAATAGATCTAGAGCAGACCGCTCAACGCTTAGCTAGGCTTGAAGAAAATCAAGTGAGTGTTACTCCTTTTTTAGTATCTATGACGATGCCAAATGAACAGCGTTTTGTTATTTTCCGTGATGGTCGTGTTATGATACATGGTACAAAAGATATAGCAGAAGCACGCACTTTATATCATCGTTATTTTGGTTGA
- a CDS encoding thiazole synthase: MLTIGTHTFTSRLLLGTGKFTDLQIQNQAVEASGTEVLTFAVRRLNLEQVNEPNFLEMLDLKKYKLLPNTAGAKTAEEAIRIARLAKASGLCDMIKVEVIGDDTLLLPDPLETVKACEVLLAEGFIVLPYISDDYMLAKRLQQLGVHAIMPGASPIGSGKGILNPSALQWIIDQATVPVIVDAGIRSPKDAAYAMELGADAVLLNSAVSGATDPVKMATAMKLGVEAGRLGREAGMIPVREYAVASSPAEGMITT; this comes from the coding sequence TTGTTAACGATAGGTACACATACATTTACATCGAGACTGTTACTAGGCACAGGGAAGTTTACAGATTTGCAGATTCAGAATCAGGCGGTAGAAGCATCAGGCACAGAAGTGCTAACATTTGCAGTAAGACGATTGAATCTAGAGCAAGTGAATGAACCGAATTTTCTAGAAATGTTAGATCTCAAAAAATATAAACTATTGCCTAATACCGCAGGAGCCAAAACAGCGGAAGAAGCTATTCGGATAGCACGTCTGGCAAAAGCTTCTGGATTATGTGATATGATAAAAGTAGAAGTTATCGGAGATGATACGTTGCTTTTACCTGATCCTTTGGAGACCGTCAAAGCTTGTGAAGTCTTGCTAGCAGAAGGATTTATTGTTCTGCCGTATATCTCTGATGATTATATGTTAGCCAAACGCTTACAGCAACTTGGTGTACATGCAATTATGCCTGGAGCTTCTCCGATCGGTTCCGGTAAAGGAATACTTAATCCTTCGGCGTTGCAATGGATTATTGATCAAGCGACTGTACCTGTGATTGTCGATGCCGGTATACGCTCACCGAAAGATGCTGCGTATGCGATGGAACTTGGAGCCGATGCGGTACTTCTTAATAGTGCTGTCTCTGGCGCAACGGATCCTGTCAAAATGGCAACAGCTATGAAGCTAGGTGTAGAAGCAGGACGATTAGGAAGGGAAGCAGGCATGATTCCTGTACGTGAGTATGCTGTGGCGAGCAGTCCAGCAGAAGGGATGATCACGACTTGA
- the thiS gene encoding sulfur carrier protein ThiS, with amino-acid sequence MELIINGHRKYVEPEYNTVSKLLESLSLGHKTVIVEHNQQILQKEEHPHITLAEKDILEIVHFVGGG; translated from the coding sequence ATGGAATTAATTATCAATGGTCATCGAAAATATGTAGAACCTGAATACAACACGGTATCCAAATTGCTAGAATCTTTATCATTAGGTCACAAAACAGTGATTGTAGAACATAATCAACAAATTTTGCAAAAAGAAGAACATCCGCATATTACACTGGCAGAAAAAGATATATTAGAGATTGTACATTTTGTAGGAGGTGGCTGA
- a CDS encoding NAD(P)/FAD-dependent oxidoreductase produces MVHLSNLKANHYDVIVVGAGVIGAAIAYELAQQGVKVALLEKNQPASGASGAAGGMLAAHSEHFAHPELYQLALYSQSLYSKLATDLLEKTGIDIELRTEGFLLPLTKLELQLRHKEPLQADQRYDKTFDENLFPLPNKGHTSASTHNDSKVDRKEWWSPSYLAQVEPHIYAPSGMIYNPDEPQLIPALFNQALVQAAIQHHVDFYPETEVYRLLHSQGKNHITGVITNQGEIYAEQVVLTTGLSTQQLLATEQYSLPLVPVKGELIEVSTSSQYLGHTIYGEGIYIIPKSNHRIWIGATSKPERTDTTVDLSAIAQLLSGAEQFLPAIGSATFERCWSGIRPGTPDELPYLGRIQPLAGLWTASGHYRNGMLLAAGTAKWMAEALINNDTAHIPDCFSPERALQKSKSLSSKSRSTAKGVSTWN; encoded by the coding sequence ATGGTTCATCTATCTAATCTCAAAGCTAATCATTATGACGTAATCGTTGTAGGTGCTGGAGTGATCGGTGCTGCTATTGCTTATGAACTGGCACAGCAAGGAGTCAAAGTAGCTTTGCTTGAAAAAAATCAACCAGCTTCTGGCGCATCAGGTGCAGCAGGAGGGATGTTAGCCGCTCATTCTGAACATTTTGCTCATCCAGAATTGTACCAGTTGGCATTATACAGTCAATCGCTATATAGCAAGCTTGCGACTGATCTATTGGAGAAAACAGGAATTGATATTGAACTGCGAACAGAAGGATTTTTGCTACCACTGACCAAGCTAGAATTACAGTTAAGACATAAAGAACCACTTCAAGCAGATCAAAGATATGACAAGACATTTGATGAAAATTTATTTCCTTTACCAAATAAAGGTCATACTTCTGCTTCTACACATAACGATTCAAAAGTAGATCGCAAAGAGTGGTGGAGCCCATCATATCTAGCACAAGTTGAGCCACATATTTATGCTCCTTCTGGAATGATCTACAATCCAGATGAACCGCAATTAATTCCAGCTTTGTTTAATCAAGCGCTTGTTCAAGCAGCGATTCAGCATCATGTCGATTTTTATCCTGAGACAGAAGTATACCGTTTACTGCATTCGCAAGGTAAAAATCATATTACAGGTGTAATCACTAATCAAGGAGAAATCTACGCTGAACAAGTAGTATTAACAACAGGCTTGAGTACACAACAATTGCTAGCAACAGAGCAGTATAGTTTACCTTTGGTACCGGTCAAAGGAGAACTCATCGAAGTCAGTACTTCTTCTCAATATCTTGGACATACAATTTATGGAGAAGGCATTTATATCATTCCCAAAAGTAATCATCGCATCTGGATTGGAGCTACCAGTAAACCAGAACGTACAGATACAACAGTAGATCTTTCTGCGATTGCTCAGTTATTGTCGGGAGCAGAACAATTTCTGCCTGCGATAGGATCAGCTACGTTTGAACGTTGTTGGTCAGGGATACGTCCTGGAACACCGGATGAATTACCTTATTTAGGAAGGATTCAACCGCTTGCTGGATTATGGACAGCTTCAGGGCATTATCGAAATGGGATGTTGTTAGCTGCTGGCACAGCCAAATGGATGGCAGAGGCATTAATAAATAATGATACAGCGCATATTCCTGATTGCTTTTCACCAGAACGAGCTTTGCAAAAATCGAAATCTTTATCATCGAAATCTCGATCTACAGCCAAAGGAGTGTCTACATGGAATTAA
- a CDS encoding thiamine phosphate synthase, with protein sequence MELHAISTGQQSIYQFVKVASQIHPWTTAIHIREKKWSDSQIINAVQQLMHTGVPLSKIRINSRTQLAADLKIGGVHLSEHMSYVNADDPPSLWKVGRSVHSIEQALQAQSEGIDYLFYGHIYSTNSKPDLIPRGLDQLEKLCHAVSIPVIAIGGIQPSHCQDIHRAGARGVAVMSGIFEAEHPQHACQLYGQSIQYMTFTHLQSLGKK encoded by the coding sequence ATGGAACTTCATGCAATCAGTACAGGTCAACAATCGATCTACCAGTTTGTAAAGGTAGCTTCACAGATACATCCGTGGACGACCGCTATTCATATTCGCGAAAAAAAGTGGTCTGATTCTCAGATTATTAATGCTGTCCAGCAGCTCATGCATACAGGAGTACCACTATCCAAAATAAGGATCAATAGTCGAACTCAATTAGCAGCGGATCTAAAAATAGGGGGTGTGCATTTAAGTGAACATATGTCTTATGTAAATGCAGATGATCCTCCTTCACTATGGAAAGTCGGGCGATCTGTTCACAGTATAGAGCAAGCATTACAAGCTCAAAGTGAAGGGATAGATTATCTTTTTTATGGTCATATTTATTCGACTAACTCTAAACCTGATCTGATTCCACGAGGATTGGATCAATTGGAAAAGCTTTGTCATGCGGTATCTATACCTGTTATTGCAATAGGTGGTATTCAGCCATCACACTGCCAAGACATTCATCGAGCAGGTGCTAGAGGAGTAGCTGTAATGTCTGGTATTTTTGAAGCGGAACATCCTCAGCATGCCTGTCAGTTGTATGGCCAAAGTATTCAATATATGACTTTTACGCATCTACAATCATTAGGAAAGAAGTGA
- a CDS encoding ABC-F family ATP-binding cassette domain-containing protein: MSLLSVENVTHNFGDRTLFRDVSFRLLAGEHVGLVGANGAGKSTLMNIMTGKLLKDSGKVEWAPRVRYGYLDQHTKLTEGKTVRDVLKDAFLPLLELEQELNEVTNQMAEASPEQLEVLLERMGDIQEQLEIGDFYLLDTKVEDMAYGLGLNVIGLDKDVTALSGGQRTKVLLAKLLLEKPNVLLLDEPTNYLDVEHIQWLTRYLQEYPHAFVLISHDTDFMNQVVNVIYHLEFAKLNRYTADYNKFLEMADIQKHQHIEAFEKQQDFIKKQEEFIQKNKARASTSGRAKSREKQLNRIERIDKPEEFAKPTFNFKEARASSKTVFEGKDFEIGYTHALLPKMTMNIERGEKIAIVGCNGVGKSTLLKTILGKLQPVSGKTYLGDYLHSAYFEQEVRPDQLTPIDEVWNEFSHLSQNEVRGHLARCGLKNEHITRPMRMLSGGEQAKVRLCKLLLRESNWVLFDEPTNHLDVHAKNELKRALKAYKGTVLLVSHEPEFYEDWVTKIWDVEQWSEAKAK; this comes from the coding sequence ATGAGTTTGTTATCAGTAGAAAATGTAACACATAATTTTGGAGACCGAACATTATTTCGGGATGTATCTTTTCGTCTGCTTGCTGGAGAGCATGTAGGCTTAGTCGGTGCAAATGGTGCTGGCAAATCCACATTGATGAATATTATGACAGGTAAACTGTTAAAAGATAGCGGTAAAGTCGAATGGGCTCCGCGTGTACGTTATGGTTATTTAGATCAGCATACTAAGTTAACAGAAGGAAAAACAGTACGTGATGTACTGAAAGATGCTTTTCTTCCGTTGCTAGAATTAGAGCAAGAGTTAAATGAAGTCACTAATCAGATGGCTGAAGCATCCCCGGAACAATTGGAAGTATTGTTAGAACGAATGGGCGATATTCAAGAGCAACTGGAAATAGGAGACTTTTATCTGTTAGATACTAAAGTTGAAGATATGGCTTACGGTCTTGGACTCAATGTTATTGGACTTGATAAAGACGTAACAGCTTTGAGCGGTGGTCAGCGTACCAAAGTACTACTTGCCAAGCTATTACTCGAAAAGCCTAATGTTTTGTTGCTGGATGAGCCTACCAACTATCTCGATGTAGAGCATATTCAATGGTTAACTCGTTATCTACAAGAATATCCACATGCTTTCGTATTGATCTCACATGATACAGATTTTATGAATCAAGTCGTGAATGTGATTTATCATTTGGAATTTGCCAAATTAAATCGTTATACAGCTGATTATAATAAGTTTCTAGAGATGGCTGATATTCAAAAGCATCAACATATCGAAGCCTTTGAAAAACAGCAAGATTTTATCAAAAAACAAGAAGAATTTATTCAAAAAAATAAAGCGCGTGCATCTACTTCAGGTCGTGCAAAAAGTCGTGAAAAGCAATTAAATCGTATCGAACGTATCGACAAACCAGAAGAATTTGCTAAGCCAACATTTAATTTCAAAGAAGCTCGTGCAAGTAGTAAAACAGTCTTTGAAGGTAAAGACTTTGAGATTGGATATACACATGCTCTATTGCCTAAAATGACGATGAATATTGAACGTGGTGAAAAAATTGCGATTGTTGGTTGTAACGGTGTAGGTAAATCAACATTGCTCAAAACTATTTTAGGTAAACTTCAACCGGTTAGTGGTAAAACATATCTGGGTGATTATTTACATTCTGCTTATTTTGAGCAGGAAGTACGTCCAGACCAATTGACACCGATAGATGAAGTATGGAATGAATTTTCACATTTAAGTCAAAATGAAGTACGTGGTCATCTGGCACGTTGTGGTCTGAAAAATGAGCATATCACGCGCCCTATGCGTATGCTAAGTGGTGGAGAGCAAGCGAAAGTTCGTTTGTGCAAACTATTACTGCGTGAAAGCAACTGGGTATTATTCGATGAACCGACCAATCACTTGGATGTTCATGCTAAAAATGAATTAAAACGCGCTTTAAAAGCATATAAAGGCACAGTATTGCTCGTGTCTCATGAACCTGAATTTTATGAAGATTGGGTTACTAAAATTTGGGATGTTGAGCAGTGGTCTGAAGCTAAAGCGAAATAA
- a CDS encoding tetratricopeptide repeat protein, translated as MNDKRINTTAETTLNLLLEKAHELREEGRAKQDQEILKKARSLLLEMVATYPDHAEVNYQTGMVHDNSGYPNEAIPYYVKAIDQGLTGANLQRCLLGLGSTYRSLGYYQEAVETLHRGVTEFPEHRGLQIFYSMALYNAKDYKQAMEIVLANLMETTSDEHLQYFKRGISYYAQHLDETW; from the coding sequence ATGAATGATAAAAGAATAAATACTACAGCTGAAACAACATTGAATTTGCTCTTAGAAAAAGCCCACGAATTGCGTGAAGAAGGGCGTGCTAAGCAAGACCAAGAAATTCTGAAAAAAGCACGTTCTCTTCTTTTAGAAATGGTCGCTACCTATCCAGATCACGCTGAGGTAAATTATCAGACTGGAATGGTTCACGATAATTCCGGATATCCGAATGAAGCTATCCCTTATTATGTAAAGGCAATTGACCAAGGTCTTACAGGAGCAAATCTGCAAAGATGTTTGCTTGGTCTTGGCAGTACCTACCGTTCTTTAGGTTACTATCAAGAAGCGGTTGAAACTTTACATCGAGGTGTAACAGAGTTTCCTGAACACCGTGGCCTTCAAATCTTTTATTCAATGGCTCTGTATAATGCAAAAGATTACAAACAGGCTATGGAGATTGTTTTGGCTAATCTAATGGAAACGACTTCTGATGAACATCTTCAATACTTTAAAAGAGGAATTTCTTACTACGCTCAACACCTTGATGAAACTTGGTAA
- a CDS encoding ABC transporter permease, giving the protein MNNASTALKVAAGIFLTIALITIVVILFISAQEATKTAQNNFADIQTELSQASYTVYDGTTISGSQVTNALRKFSGKEQFGVQVTTGKNKGSNGQWYGNTLNTSGELTSDSYGSVTAKANGDMNNTMTESSPEYVNPSGKFKAAIIKDRSNVVRGLVFTQQ; this is encoded by the coding sequence ATGAATAATGCTTCAACCGCTTTAAAAGTAGCCGCAGGAATATTTTTAACAATCGCTTTGATAACGATTGTAGTAATCTTATTTATTTCTGCTCAAGAAGCTACCAAGACGGCACAAAATAACTTTGCTGATATCCAAACTGAATTATCTCAAGCGTCTTATACAGTCTATGATGGTACAACTATCAGCGGTTCTCAAGTAACCAATGCTTTACGTAAATTTAGCGGTAAAGAACAATTTGGTGTTCAGGTAACAACGGGTAAAAACAAAGGTTCAAATGGTCAATGGTACGGTAATACTTTAAACACAAGTGGAGAATTAACTTCAGATTCTTATGGATCCGTAACAGCTAAAGCTAATGGTGATATGAATAATACGATGACAGAATCAAGCCCAGAGTATGTCAATCCGAGCGGTAAATTCAAAGCTGCGATTATTAAAGATCGTTCTAACGTTGTACGTGGTCTTGTCTTCACTCAGCAGTAA
- a CDS encoding ATPase, T2SS/T4P/T4SS family: MLFENGINMTLIIIVLLILGLLLFARHRRAALAGNDIAINHSQEHTLSALIQYVKDQLHDMSHSRLSDYGLNEEEYRRRIAKRTELRQALKGCISGDVMDKRYVKDFIAGLLHKGYGLNETNINQIIPFDQEERLTTGEQFDILLYRYISEYGRDGLSILIDTYDLAAPKLIETDGDSLSYAITEHDIQQIFRQEYRSLTFEEKLDIVTQKVYQHYKGFSVIDEIRDQRVDGVSGGVSGVLEDSGQLTPRYMPNPKDQVTEPPAKGWESVWLFYKGKSIHLSFLSFGSVRELKRVCQNIYKYNHPGQLSEANGYKVNEMKDGSRIVVVRPPFAESWAFFVRKFDVQNATLEQLIRGDQSAMVIEMLVYLMKGARITSITGAQGSGKTTLLMALVKHIYASYTLRVQEMASELHLREIYSRRNILSFRETENVSGQQGLDVQKKTDGTVNILGEVATDEVAAWMIQMAQVASLFTIFTHHAKTFRDLIYSLRNSLLKTGVFQNEVIAEEQVVSVINFDIHLKRDAEGQRYIERITECVPVADLSEEEGHNQRYTFIARNIIEYHDGVYVAVHPMSTKNQIEMQEQMTTQDRVLFERFVNTYWGQAV; encoded by the coding sequence ATGCTATTTGAAAATGGGATCAATATGACTTTGATTATTATCGTGTTGCTGATTCTTGGTCTGTTATTATTTGCACGTCATCGTCGCGCAGCCCTTGCAGGTAACGATATTGCTATTAATCACAGTCAAGAGCATACATTGTCTGCATTGATTCAATACGTCAAAGATCAATTGCATGATATGAGCCATAGCCGTCTATCCGATTATGGTCTGAATGAAGAAGAGTACCGACGCAGAATAGCAAAACGTACTGAATTACGTCAAGCGTTAAAAGGATGTATATCTGGAGATGTGATGGATAAGCGTTATGTGAAAGACTTTATCGCAGGTCTATTGCACAAAGGATACGGGCTTAACGAAACTAATATTAATCAGATTATTCCGTTTGATCAAGAAGAGCGCCTAACTACAGGCGAACAGTTTGATATTTTGTTATATCGCTACATTAGCGAATATGGACGTGATGGATTATCGATATTGATCGATACATATGATCTTGCAGCGCCTAAGTTAATCGAGACGGATGGAGACAGTTTGTCTTATGCAATTACAGAGCATGATATCCAGCAAATTTTCAGACAAGAATATCGCTCCTTAACTTTTGAAGAAAAGCTAGATATCGTTACTCAAAAAGTCTATCAGCATTATAAAGGATTCTCTGTAATTGATGAAATTAGAGATCAACGGGTCGATGGCGTCAGCGGTGGGGTAAGTGGTGTACTTGAAGATTCCGGCCAATTAACACCACGTTATATGCCTAACCCTAAAGACCAAGTAACAGAACCACCTGCCAAAGGATGGGAAAGTGTATGGCTATTTTATAAAGGAAAATCGATTCATTTGTCGTTTCTCAGCTTTGGTTCTGTACGTGAATTAAAACGGGTCTGTCAAAATATTTACAAATACAATCATCCCGGCCAATTGTCAGAAGCCAATGGTTATAAAGTGAATGAAATGAAAGATGGATCTCGGATCGTTGTGGTGCGTCCTCCTTTTGCCGAATCATGGGCATTTTTTGTTCGTAAGTTCGATGTGCAAAATGCTACGTTGGAACAACTGATTCGTGGCGATCAATCTGCAATGGTCATTGAAATGCTGGTTTACTTAATGAAAGGAGCACGTATTACTTCGATTACAGGTGCTCAAGGTTCCGGTAAAACAACATTGTTAATGGCATTGGTAAAACATATTTATGCTTCTTATACGTTAAGGGTACAAGAGATGGCATCAGAGCTTCATTTACGTGAAATCTATAGTCGTCGTAATATTTTGAGCTTTCGTGAAACAGAGAATGTATCAGGTCAACAAGGGCTTGATGTTCAAAAGAAAACCGATGGAACAGTTAATATTTTGGGAGAGGTTGCTACAGATGAAGTAGCTGCCTGGATGATTCAGATGGCACAGGTTGCCAGTTTGTTCACTATTTTCACCCATCATGCGAAAACGTTTCGCGATCTGATCTATTCTTTACGTAACTCACTACTCAAAACAGGTGTTTTTCAAAATGAAGTAATCGCCGAAGAGCAAGTGGTCAGCGTTATTAACTTTGATATCCATTTAAAAAGAGATGCCGAAGGTCAACGTTATATCGAACGGATCACCGAGTGTGTGCCTGTAGCAGATTTAAGCGAAGAAGAAGGTCACAATCAGCGTTATACGTTTATCGCACGTAATATTATTGAATATCATGATGGGGTCTATGTAGCTGTTCATCCAATGTCCACAAAAAATCAAATCGAAATGCAAGAGCAAATGACTACTCAAGATCGTGTTTTATTTGAGCGTTTTGTAAATACGTATTGGGGGCAAGCTGTATGA